In Blastopirellula sp. J2-11, a single genomic region encodes these proteins:
- a CDS encoding DHH family phosphoesterase, producing the protein MSIDWKRLAAAIAPYQRFLLTSHVRPDCDALGSELAMAALLRQMGKEATIVNASETPPHLAFIDPTNEVRVLGRDVTAAALVGTFDAFMVLDTGAWIQLAEMGEVLKAFAGPKFVLDHHVSEDDLSADVFKDSTSEATGRLVYEAAQAWGLSLTPLTASQLFTAIATDTGWFRFGSVTSGTYRAIAGLMDAGASPPAVYADLYERDRLARVQLRGRILAKVAVTDSGRLAYSTAKLDDFQATDSTTSDTEDAINMMLVIQGVKAAVLFIELPGGGIKASFRSRSKLDVSQIAGLFGGGGHKAAAGATLSTTLSEAITLVLDAMEKGMRE; encoded by the coding sequence ATGAGCATTGACTGGAAACGCCTGGCCGCCGCCATCGCCCCCTATCAACGATTCCTGCTAACTAGCCACGTTCGGCCTGATTGCGATGCGTTGGGAAGCGAACTCGCGATGGCCGCACTGCTGCGCCAAATGGGTAAAGAAGCGACGATTGTCAATGCTTCCGAAACGCCTCCGCATCTTGCTTTCATCGATCCGACCAACGAAGTGCGCGTGCTCGGTCGTGACGTCACCGCCGCGGCGCTGGTCGGCACGTTTGACGCGTTCATGGTGCTAGATACCGGCGCATGGATCCAACTGGCCGAGATGGGCGAAGTATTGAAAGCCTTCGCCGGGCCGAAGTTCGTGCTCGATCACCACGTGAGCGAAGATGATCTCAGCGCCGATGTCTTTAAAGATTCCACTTCCGAAGCGACGGGACGATTGGTTTATGAAGCGGCTCAAGCTTGGGGACTTTCGCTCACTCCGCTGACCGCGTCGCAGCTCTTCACAGCGATTGCGACCGATACCGGTTGGTTTCGTTTCGGCTCGGTCACCAGCGGTACGTATCGCGCCATCGCCGGCTTGATGGATGCCGGCGCATCGCCTCCAGCCGTTTATGCGGATCTCTACGAACGGGATCGATTGGCGCGGGTTCAATTGCGCGGACGCATTTTGGCGAAGGTCGCCGTCACCGATAGTGGACGCCTGGCATACAGCACCGCCAAGCTGGATGATTTCCAAGCGACGGACTCGACGACCAGCGACACCGAAGACGCGATCAACATGATGCTCGTCATTCAAGGCGTGAAAGCGGCGGTACTGTTTATCGAACTGCCAGGCGGCGGCATCAAAGCCAGCTTCCGCAGCCGCTCAAAGTTGGACGTTTCGCAAATCGCCGGCCTGTTTGGCGGCGGCGGTCACAAGGCGGCGGCCGGCGCGACGCTCTCGACAACGCTTTCTGAAGCGATCACTCTTGTTCTTGACGCGATGGAAAAAGGCATGCGAGAATAG
- a CDS encoding bifunctional riboflavin kinase/FAD synthetase, with amino-acid sequence MRLLHDLEHVPPEILGGALAIGNFDGVHLGHARIVESIRRQARAVHGPTVVFTFDPHPVRLLRPEQTPPPLTWTRRKAQLLAQLGVDAMIAYPTDRALLELSAEAFFQQIVVDQLQAKAMVEGPNFYFGRDRQGNTVLLGELCQQHQMSLEIVEPMQLASHNEIISSSRVRQAIAGGDVEAARRMLTEPYRLRGMVTHGAGRGGSLGFATANLEAIDTIIPAHGVYAGYVVRQELTHAAAIHIGPNPTFGEGHAKVEAHLIDFAGSLYGEPLELAFLTRLRDVRTFDDVQQLTSQIHQDVEAVKLSYSDWLTPRVA; translated from the coding sequence GTGCGACTGCTGCACGATTTAGAGCATGTGCCTCCCGAGATTTTGGGAGGCGCGCTTGCCATCGGAAATTTTGACGGCGTCCATTTAGGGCATGCCCGGATCGTTGAATCGATACGCCGTCAGGCGCGCGCCGTGCATGGTCCCACCGTCGTCTTCACGTTTGATCCGCATCCGGTTCGCTTGCTGCGTCCCGAACAGACGCCGCCGCCGCTTACTTGGACGCGTCGCAAAGCGCAGCTGCTTGCACAACTGGGGGTAGATGCAATGATCGCCTATCCAACCGATCGGGCGCTGCTGGAACTCTCGGCCGAAGCTTTTTTCCAACAGATCGTCGTCGACCAGTTGCAAGCCAAAGCGATGGTCGAAGGCCCCAACTTTTACTTTGGCCGAGATCGCCAAGGAAACACGGTGCTGTTGGGTGAGCTTTGCCAACAACACCAGATGTCGCTCGAAATCGTGGAACCGATGCAACTCGCCAGTCATAACGAGATCATTTCGAGCAGTCGCGTCCGTCAGGCAATCGCCGGCGGAGATGTCGAGGCCGCTCGCCGCATGTTGACCGAACCTTATCGACTGCGCGGGATGGTGACGCATGGCGCCGGACGGGGCGGATCGCTTGGTTTCGCTACAGCCAACTTAGAAGCGATCGACACCATCATTCCCGCCCATGGCGTCTACGCCGGCTATGTCGTCCGCCAAGAACTGACGCACGCCGCGGCGATCCATATTGGGCCGAACCCGACATTTGGCGAAGGTCACGCCAAGGTCGAAGCGCATTTGATTGATTTTGCCGGTTCGCTGTATGGCGAACCGTTGGAGTTGGCCTTTCTGACGCGACTACGGGACGTTCGTACTTTTGACGACGTGCAGCAGTTGACCAGTCAGATTCACCAAGACGTCGAAGCCGTAAAACTTTCTTACAGCGATTGGCTGACGCCGCGCGTCGCCTGA
- the larB gene encoding nickel pincer cofactor biosynthesis protein LarB, which yields MNRSEMEKLAKSLRAGRVSLPEFIDQVTQMATLEPAAKTAQLSGASLDLDRSARCGFPEVVYGEGKSAETIAEIFQRQLQSGESCLATRIDADKGAILASEFPQAIFNPIGRTFRLGEAKKKPQGKVGLITAGSSDLPVAEEARETLIWMNVDVTTIHDVGVAGPHRLPERIGELADCDAVIVVAGMEGALPSVVGGYLACPVIATPTSVGYGASFGGVAALLGMLNSCASNVTVVNIDAGFRAAYNAGLIATRRRR from the coding sequence ATGAACCGCAGCGAAATGGAAAAATTAGCGAAGTCGCTCCGAGCTGGACGCGTCTCGCTGCCTGAATTTATCGATCAAGTCACCCAAATGGCGACGTTGGAGCCGGCTGCCAAGACGGCTCAACTCTCGGGCGCATCGTTGGACCTGGATCGGTCCGCGCGATGCGGATTTCCCGAGGTCGTCTATGGCGAAGGGAAGTCGGCCGAAACGATCGCCGAAATCTTTCAGCGACAGCTGCAGTCTGGCGAATCGTGTCTCGCGACGCGTATCGATGCGGACAAAGGGGCGATTCTCGCTTCCGAATTTCCGCAGGCCATTTTTAATCCGATCGGACGTACGTTTCGATTGGGCGAAGCGAAGAAGAAGCCGCAGGGGAAGGTCGGATTGATTACGGCCGGCTCCAGTGATTTGCCGGTCGCCGAAGAAGCCCGCGAAACGCTGATATGGATGAACGTCGATGTGACGACGATACATGATGTCGGCGTCGCCGGACCTCATCGCTTACCAGAACGGATCGGCGAATTGGCCGATTGCGACGCCGTGATTGTTGTCGCCGGCATGGAAGGAGCGCTTCCGAGCGTGGTCGGCGGCTATCTTGCTTGTCCCGTGATTGCGACTCCAACTAGCGTTGGTTACGGCGCTAGTTTCGGCGGAGTCGCCGCTCTTCTTGGGATGCTCAACAGTTGCGCCTCGAACGTCACGGTGGTAAACATCGACGCCGGATTTCGAGCCGCCTACAACGCAGGACTCATTGCGACGCGTCGGCGTCGCTAA
- a CDS encoding NAD(P)H-hydrate dehydratase yields MDRTKRKDDAGPALPRLQPRKTNSHKGDYGRVLAVGGSPGMSGSITLTGVASLRCGAGLTTIAAPKSLQPLIAQFEASCMTIGLSEDRSGLLPMHARSEIAKAAKMSDVVAIGPGLGRSHGLDLLVKDLYCDLTTPMVVDADAINALGSRENPLASPGGPRVLTPHPGEFRRLAHNRELPKGRWTDVAADMAKQNGVVLVLKGHRTTVTDGDHVYSNETGNPGMATAGAGDVLTGVIAALLGQGIPAFEAAQLGVYLHGLAGDLAAKAIGSDGLIASDLLDYLEAAFQQHRRRR; encoded by the coding sequence ATGGACCGAACGAAACGCAAAGACGACGCTGGACCCGCATTGCCCCGTTTGCAACCGCGCAAGACCAACAGTCACAAAGGGGACTATGGTCGCGTCCTGGCTGTCGGCGGCTCGCCAGGCATGTCAGGCTCGATCACGTTGACCGGCGTCGCATCGCTGCGCTGCGGTGCAGGACTGACGACGATCGCAGCGCCCAAAAGCCTGCAGCCGCTGATCGCTCAGTTCGAAGCGTCGTGCATGACAATCGGGCTTTCGGAAGACCGCAGCGGCCTACTGCCGATGCATGCGCGATCTGAAATCGCCAAAGCGGCGAAAATGTCAGATGTGGTGGCGATTGGTCCAGGGCTTGGTCGCTCGCATGGTCTCGACCTGTTGGTCAAAGATCTCTATTGCGATTTGACCACGCCGATGGTGGTCGACGCCGATGCGATCAACGCTTTGGGGTCGCGAGAAAATCCGCTCGCATCACCGGGCGGACCGCGCGTTTTGACGCCTCACCCCGGCGAGTTCCGCCGTTTGGCCCACAATCGCGAATTGCCCAAGGGACGCTGGACCGATGTCGCCGCTGACATGGCCAAACAAAACGGCGTCGTTCTGGTTTTAAAGGGGCATCGTACCACAGTGACCGACGGCGACCATGTTTACTCCAACGAGACCGGCAACCCCGGCATGGCGACTGCCGGCGCCGGCGACGTACTGACCGGCGTCATTGCAGCGCTGTTAGGGCAAGGGATTCCCGCATTCGAAGCCGCACAGCTAGGCGTTTACCTGCACGGCTTGGCCGGCGACCTGGCGGCGAAAGCGATCGGCAGTGATGGTCTGATCGCCTCGGATTTGCTGGACTATCTAGAAGCTGCGTTTCAACAGCATCGCCGCCGGCGTTAG
- a CDS encoding MBL fold metallo-hydrolase, which translates to MLPRREIFPNVIEMNFQAGHLLGCNVYLIFDDNQWILIDIGYEEVVDEIIELIRQLDFPLSHCQTLIATHADVDHIQGLAKAKQTLGTTITSHPLAVEPLQQGDKLVTFAEIAAQNIHLEMPPVQIEHQVNDGDIITVGKLKLEVWHTPGHTDSQLSFRMGDLLFSGDNIYRDGCVGAIDAHHGSDIPSFIKSLQRIRASNVKWLLPSHGPIFRKDDALLDKTIARLESYQHMADFGTCAVDWPLMDDWEDEIIEGKLPQ; encoded by the coding sequence ATGCTGCCGCGGCGCGAGATTTTCCCGAATGTGATTGAGATGAACTTCCAGGCAGGCCACTTGCTGGGCTGTAACGTTTATCTGATCTTTGATGACAACCAATGGATTCTGATCGACATCGGCTACGAAGAAGTCGTCGATGAGATCATCGAGTTGATCCGTCAGCTTGATTTTCCGTTGTCGCATTGCCAGACGTTGATCGCGACGCATGCCGACGTTGATCACATCCAAGGCCTGGCCAAAGCGAAGCAAACGCTCGGCACGACGATCACGTCGCATCCCTTGGCGGTTGAGCCGCTGCAGCAAGGGGACAAACTGGTCACCTTCGCCGAAATCGCCGCGCAAAACATCCATCTCGAGATGCCGCCGGTTCAGATCGAGCACCAGGTCAACGATGGCGACATCATCACCGTCGGCAAGTTAAAGCTGGAAGTCTGGCACACGCCGGGGCATACTGACAGCCAACTTAGTTTCCGGATGGGCGATTTGCTCTTCTCCGGCGACAACATCTATCGCGACGGCTGCGTCGGTGCGATCGACGCGCATCACGGCAGCGACATTCCTTCGTTCATCAAGTCGCTGCAGCGGATTCGAGCTAGCAACGTGAAATGGCTGTTACCTAGTCACGGACCCATCTTCCGCAAAGATGACGCGCTGCTCGACAAAACGATTGCTCGTCTCGAGTCGTATCAGCACATGGCCGATTTCGGCACTTGCGCCGTCGATTGGCCGCTGATGGATGATTGGGAAGATGAGATTATTGAGGGCAAGCTGCCGCAATAA
- a CDS encoding M20 family metallopeptidase: MTSDVVALLQQLIRIPSVNPMGRDVQGEIYYEARLTSFLEQYVADWGFFCERQFVSPERENLLIATVDLSQLPADRPILMLEVHQDTVPVDGMSIDPFAAEIRDGKVYGRGSCDIKGGMAAMLTVISRFRDLPTEKRPAVVLALAVNEEHGFSGAKRMTQGWTEGQSKLLTRPPAAIVVSEPTMLDVVVAHKGVVRWKCHANGIAAHSSNPSIGANAIYRMSKIINALEQHATQLPGSISPLVGGPTLSVGIISGGVSVNTVPDHCSIEIDRRLAPGDNPLDAQQAAIDFIAQQLDDPDWISHDQPFIISPGLAPTHNQSLAESLIATLQQCDIQAKTIGVPYGTDGAILSQGDAPTVVCGPGDIAQAHTHDEWLAIDQLEKSVEVYETFCRRF; this comes from the coding sequence ATGACGTCTGACGTCGTCGCGCTGCTGCAACAATTGATTCGTATCCCTAGCGTCAATCCGATGGGCAGAGACGTTCAGGGAGAAATCTACTACGAGGCCCGGCTGACTTCGTTTCTTGAGCAATACGTTGCGGACTGGGGCTTTTTCTGCGAGCGCCAATTCGTCTCTCCCGAGCGCGAAAATTTGCTGATCGCCACGGTTGACCTGTCACAGCTGCCGGCGGACCGCCCGATCTTGATGCTCGAAGTGCATCAAGACACCGTTCCCGTCGACGGCATGTCGATTGATCCCTTCGCGGCCGAGATCCGTGACGGCAAAGTCTACGGTCGTGGATCATGCGACATCAAAGGGGGAATGGCTGCAATGCTGACGGTGATCTCTCGCTTTCGTGATCTGCCGACCGAAAAACGCCCTGCCGTGGTTCTGGCATTGGCCGTGAACGAAGAACATGGCTTCTCCGGCGCCAAACGAATGACGCAAGGCTGGACCGAAGGCCAGTCCAAGTTGCTCACGCGACCTCCCGCGGCAATTGTCGTTTCGGAACCAACCATGCTGGATGTTGTCGTCGCTCACAAAGGGGTAGTGCGCTGGAAGTGTCACGCGAATGGGATCGCCGCTCATAGCAGCAATCCGTCGATCGGCGCCAACGCGATCTACCGCATGTCCAAAATCATCAACGCGCTCGAACAGCACGCGACCCAATTGCCTGGCTCGATCTCGCCGCTGGTCGGCGGACCTACGCTCAGCGTTGGAATCATCAGCGGCGGCGTCAGCGTCAACACGGTCCCCGATCATTGCAGCATCGAAATCGATCGACGTTTGGCGCCTGGGGATAATCCGCTCGACGCCCAACAAGCGGCGATCGACTTTATCGCCCAGCAACTGGACGATCCTGACTGGATCTCGCACGATCAGCCTTTCATCATCTCGCCTGGCCTGGCGCCGACCCACAATCAATCGCTGGCCGAATCGCTGATCGCCACGCTGCAACAGTGCGACATCCAAGCGAAAACGATCGGCGTTCCCTACGGAACCGACGGCGCGATCCTCAGCCAAGGCGATGCGCCCACCGTCGTTTGCGGCCCCGGCGACATCGCCCAAGCCCATACGCACGACGAATGGCTGGCGATCGATCAGTTGGAAAAGAGCGTCGAAGTCTACGAGACGTTCTGCCGCCGATTTTAA
- a CDS encoding helix-turn-helix domain-containing protein: MARPRTRPASLLAQILNDHAYPVYAIDQNQQLAFLNDACRRALGDGADELLGMKCRYHAAGQLPPRQQQAADLAPPPDVFSGQRMEVPLTLPSGDGRSSVFSVQFSPLQYEGGAFGALAICYPQVGAGEGTQADQRHDQLRVWRRSWRKRFATSRLIGESESISRVRRQIALSSTTRLPVVIFGPAGSGREHAARTVCYALHGEGSGPVISIRGELMDAELIQSAVRSFVRRCKEADDASNAALILLDADQLPGDAQSELFHLLRLIDMDLRIVSTARQSLLEVAEHGKFREDLAFQLSTIEIALPPLCDRPEDIPLLSQALIEQHNLEGARQLRGLTEHAADALLDYDWPGNIDELAAVIAEAAAATDSVWVDAEHLPKKIRHAREAKRFSAKPAEPIQLDAFLSQVEEELIRRALEQTKGNKSKAAELLSVSRARLHRRLEASESDAEVADG; encoded by the coding sequence ATGGCGCGACCACGTACCCGACCTGCCAGCTTGTTGGCCCAAATCTTGAACGATCATGCGTATCCGGTGTACGCGATCGATCAAAATCAACAGTTGGCGTTCTTGAACGACGCATGTCGCCGTGCGCTGGGAGATGGCGCCGACGAGCTGCTGGGGATGAAATGCCGGTACCATGCGGCGGGACAGCTTCCGCCGCGTCAGCAACAAGCGGCCGATTTGGCGCCGCCGCCTGATGTATTTTCGGGGCAGCGGATGGAAGTTCCCCTTACATTGCCCAGCGGCGATGGCCGAAGCAGCGTTTTTAGCGTGCAGTTTTCTCCACTTCAGTACGAAGGGGGCGCATTTGGCGCACTGGCGATCTGTTATCCGCAAGTCGGGGCAGGGGAGGGGACGCAAGCCGATCAACGGCATGATCAATTGCGCGTTTGGCGGCGCAGTTGGCGCAAGCGATTCGCGACGAGTCGTTTGATTGGAGAGAGCGAGTCGATCAGCCGCGTGCGTCGTCAGATTGCCCTCTCTTCCACCACGCGGCTGCCGGTGGTGATTTTTGGTCCTGCCGGAAGCGGGCGTGAGCATGCCGCGCGGACCGTTTGCTACGCGCTGCATGGCGAAGGAAGCGGACCGGTGATTTCGATTCGAGGCGAACTGATGGACGCCGAATTGATTCAAAGCGCCGTGCGCTCGTTCGTGCGGCGCTGTAAAGAAGCGGATGACGCTTCCAACGCAGCGTTGATCTTGTTAGACGCCGATCAATTGCCAGGGGACGCGCAGTCCGAGTTATTTCATCTACTGCGGCTGATCGACATGGATCTACGGATCGTCTCCACCGCGCGGCAGTCGCTGTTGGAAGTGGCCGAGCATGGAAAATTCCGCGAGGATCTGGCTTTTCAGTTGTCGACGATCGAAATCGCGCTGCCGCCCCTGTGTGATCGACCCGAGGATATTCCGCTGTTGTCGCAGGCATTGATCGAACAGCACAATCTGGAAGGCGCCAGGCAGTTGCGCGGGCTGACCGAACATGCGGCCGATGCGCTGCTGGATTACGATTGGCCCGGCAATATTGACGAGCTGGCGGCTGTGATCGCCGAAGCGGCGGCGGCGACTGACTCGGTCTGGGTCGACGCCGAGCATTTGCCGAAAAAAATTCGCCATGCCCGTGAGGCGAAGCGTTTTTCGGCCAAGCCAGCCGAACCAATTCAACTAGACGCCTTTTTGTCGCAGGTCGAAGAAGAGTTGATTCGCCGAGCCTTGGAGCAGACAAAAGGGAACAAATCGAAGGCGGCCGAGCTGCTCAGCGTCTCCCGCGCAAGGTTGCATCGCCGGCTCGAAGCGTCGGAATCGGACGCCGAAGTGGCCGACGGCTAG
- a CDS encoding Mrp/NBP35 family ATP-binding protein produces MSDSQPQVPDVIRVLDKLADPYSGRPVTKTDQVKEIDLLNGDLSFTLELTTHSAPLWEETKQKAIDLLKAELPQLKEIRVNLAEHTRKIEAIGQVGLTVRSVIAVGSGKGGVGKSTIAASLAFSLKNAGAKVGLLDADVYGPSVPHLLGLSGRPELIAEKKIAPLERDGVKVMSMGFLVEPERAVIWRGPMLHGAITQFLRDTAWGELDYLIIDMPPGTGDIALTLSQLLPLTGAVVVCTPQDVALLDAVKAIAMFKTVKIPVLGVVENMSGFICPDTGKEWDIFGKGGAKKKAAEMNVPFLGDVPITISIREKGDQGAAPQVVQEEQTAAYFQAICQNLVRGLADNAAASPPMPTLTVL; encoded by the coding sequence ATGTCCGATTCGCAGCCGCAAGTTCCTGACGTCATTCGCGTTCTTGATAAGTTGGCCGATCCTTACTCGGGTCGCCCTGTGACGAAGACGGATCAGGTCAAAGAGATCGATCTGCTTAACGGCGATTTGTCGTTCACGTTAGAGCTGACGACCCATTCGGCGCCGTTGTGGGAAGAAACGAAGCAGAAGGCGATCGACTTGCTGAAAGCAGAGCTGCCGCAGCTGAAAGAGATTCGCGTGAATCTGGCCGAGCATACGCGCAAGATCGAAGCGATTGGCCAGGTAGGCCTGACTGTACGCAGCGTGATCGCCGTCGGGTCAGGGAAGGGGGGCGTGGGAAAGAGCACAATCGCGGCAAGTCTCGCGTTCTCTTTAAAGAATGCAGGCGCCAAGGTCGGGCTGTTAGACGCCGACGTCTATGGTCCCAGCGTGCCGCACTTGTTGGGGCTAAGCGGACGACCAGAGCTGATCGCCGAGAAGAAGATTGCTCCGCTAGAGCGCGACGGCGTCAAAGTGATGTCGATGGGGTTTTTGGTCGAACCAGAACGAGCCGTCATCTGGCGTGGCCCGATGTTGCACGGCGCGATCACCCAATTCTTGCGCGACACCGCATGGGGCGAACTTGACTATCTGATCATCGACATGCCGCCGGGTACCGGCGACATCGCGTTGACGCTTAGCCAGTTGTTACCGCTGACAGGCGCCGTGGTTGTTTGTACGCCGCAAGATGTGGCGCTGCTGGATGCGGTGAAGGCGATCGCGATGTTCAAGACCGTGAAGATTCCGGTTTTGGGCGTGGTCGAAAACATGAGCGGCTTCATTTGTCCTGACACCGGCAAAGAGTGGGACATCTTTGGCAAAGGAGGCGCAAAGAAGAAGGCCGCCGAGATGAACGTGCCGTTCTTGGGAGACGTGCCGATCACGATCTCGATCCGCGAAAAGGGGGATCAGGGCGCCGCGCCGCAAGTGGTCCAAGAGGAGCAGACAGCCGCTTACTTCCAAGCGATTTGCCAAAACCTGGTGCGTGGATTGGCGGATAACGCCGCCGCGAGCCCGCCGATGCCGACATTAACGGTGCTATAA
- a CDS encoding SGNH/GDSL hydrolase family protein, translating into MNLMIAGGRGRSFGSPSYFAMRRLPSILQCELWNAAQAQPSQTTTAVVTDIGNDILYGRNVETIIAWVRECLARLCSLNAKITLVGLPLARVRRLNAAAFYFFRTFLIPRSRMDLMTTLRRAEEVDQRLREEATTCGATFIEPHSSWYGVDPIHLRSSHAQAAWRSYLSAGSHAFTTQPKVRNSLYYQVITPHERWIMGRQQQRAQPSIQLESGSVVSLY; encoded by the coding sequence ATGAACTTGATGATCGCGGGGGGACGGGGAAGATCGTTTGGCTCACCCAGTTACTTCGCGATGCGACGCTTGCCAAGCATCTTGCAGTGCGAACTTTGGAACGCGGCCCAAGCGCAACCGTCGCAAACGACCACCGCCGTCGTTACCGATATCGGTAACGACATTCTTTATGGTCGCAACGTAGAAACGATCATCGCTTGGGTGCGTGAATGTCTGGCGCGATTGTGCAGTTTGAACGCCAAGATCACGCTCGTTGGCTTACCTCTCGCGCGCGTTCGGCGATTAAACGCCGCCGCGTTTTATTTTTTTCGCACTTTCCTGATCCCGCGCAGCCGCATGGATTTGATGACCACGCTGCGTCGCGCTGAAGAGGTTGATCAACGGTTGCGCGAAGAAGCGACAACGTGCGGCGCAACGTTTATCGAGCCGCATTCAAGTTGGTATGGAGTCGATCCAATTCACTTGCGATCGAGTCATGCGCAAGCGGCTTGGCGCAGTTACTTGAGCGCCGGTTCACACGCATTCACAACGCAACCAAAAGTGCGGAACTCCCTTTACTATCAAGTAATTACGCCGCATGAACGTTGGATCATGGGACGCCAACAACAGCGTGCGCAACCATCGATTCAACTCGAAAGCGGCAGCGTCGTTTCGCTTTACTAA
- a CDS encoding site-2 protease family protein, whose amino-acid sequence MNLSAPQPTSYDIQFSVFGIPVRISVYFWIMAFLLGYQFGQAFSRGDVGTSDPRVVVIAIVVIFLSILIHELGHAVFMRWYGFSPQITLYHFGGLASYDPGFSPHGASYRRAGNSTWARIAISFAGPLAGFCFAGLTFLILVGAGYLSGRPPLALELLRPGNEVLGSGTHAIRALVWIILLINIGWGILNLLPVYPLDGGQIARELFLWFNRINGLQYSLYASMVFAGLVILYGANSGESFLVIMFALLAMGNYQQLSGGNSFGGRPW is encoded by the coding sequence GTGAATCTCTCTGCTCCCCAACCAACTAGCTACGATATTCAGTTTTCCGTCTTCGGCATTCCGGTCCGGATCAGCGTTTATTTCTGGATCATGGCGTTCTTGCTCGGCTATCAGTTTGGGCAGGCGTTCAGTCGCGGGGATGTCGGGACATCCGATCCGCGCGTCGTGGTCATCGCGATTGTGGTGATCTTTCTCTCGATCTTGATTCATGAGCTAGGGCATGCTGTTTTCATGCGTTGGTATGGATTCTCACCGCAAATCACGCTTTATCATTTTGGAGGGTTGGCGAGCTACGACCCAGGATTCTCTCCGCATGGCGCATCGTATCGACGCGCGGGCAATTCGACCTGGGCGCGAATCGCGATCTCCTTCGCCGGACCACTGGCTGGATTTTGCTTTGCGGGACTCACCTTTCTCATTCTTGTGGGAGCAGGCTATCTCTCTGGACGCCCACCATTGGCGTTGGAGTTGCTTCGTCCCGGCAACGAGGTATTGGGGTCAGGCACTCATGCGATTCGTGCGTTGGTTTGGATTATTTTGCTCATTAATATCGGTTGGGGCATTTTGAATTTGCTCCCGGTTTATCCGCTCGACGGCGGACAGATCGCACGCGAACTATTTCTGTGGTTCAACCGCATTAACGGACTACAGTACTCGCTTTACGCGTCGATGGTCTTTGCAGGGCTGGTGATTTTGTACGGCGCGAACTCGGGCGAATCGTTTCTGGTGATCATGTTCGCTCTGCTGGCGATGGGTAATTACCAACAACTCTCCGGAGGGAATTCTTTTGGCGGACGTCCCTGGTAG
- a CDS encoding DUF1080 domain-containing protein: protein MLKRIASALLLGLVACTFSLAADADGFKPLFNGKNLEGFTQHGGKAVYTIEGDEIVGTSTLNTPNTFLCTDKEYGDFILEVDFKVDPKLNSGIQIRSQVFPEAKEVDFGDGKMKKMAKDRVHGYQVEIDPSARAWSGGIYDEARRGWLNDLKNNPAAGKAFKQDDWNHYRIECRGDSIKTWINGVPAADLKDGLTSKGLIALQVHGIGGDKEKAGTQVRWKNIMIKELD from the coding sequence ATGTTGAAACGAATCGCCTCGGCGCTGTTGCTTGGACTGGTCGCCTGTACTTTCTCTCTGGCGGCGGACGCCGATGGTTTCAAGCCGTTATTCAACGGCAAGAACCTGGAAGGCTTCACGCAACACGGCGGCAAAGCGGTCTATACGATTGAAGGAGACGAGATCGTCGGCACGTCGACGTTGAATACCCCCAACACCTTCCTTTGCACCGACAAAGAATATGGCGACTTCATTTTGGAAGTCGATTTCAAAGTCGATCCGAAACTGAACTCCGGCATCCAAATCCGCAGCCAGGTCTTTCCCGAAGCCAAAGAAGTCGACTTTGGCGACGGCAAAATGAAAAAGATGGCCAAGGATCGCGTCCACGGATATCAAGTCGAGATTGACCCTTCGGCTCGCGCTTGGAGCGGCGGCATCTATGACGAAGCTCGTCGTGGATGGCTGAACGACCTGAAGAACAATCCGGCAGCAGGCAAAGCGTTCAAGCAAGATGACTGGAACCACTACCGCATCGAATGCCGCGGCGATTCGATCAAGACCTGGATCAATGGAGTTCCGGCGGCCGACCTGAAAGATGGCCTCACGTCGAAAGGCTTGATCGCGCTGCAAGTTCACGGCATCGGCGGCGACAAAGAGAAGGCCGGCACGCAAGTTCGCTGGAAAAACATCATGATCAAAGAGCTCGACTAA